In Microtus pennsylvanicus isolate mMicPen1 chromosome 17, mMicPen1.hap1, whole genome shotgun sequence, one genomic interval encodes:
- the LOC142836874 gene encoding ribonuclease P protein subunit p29 isoform X1, translating to MKAVIYRAFPHKEAREHDVQELGTQRAEAFVRAFLKRTMPHLSQQDCESHLQRKAVVLEYFTRQKPKQKKKSKGLSSKQRRDMRLFDISPEQQRYSLFLPLHELWKQYIRDLCNGLKPDTQPQMIQAKLLKADLHGAIISVTKSKCPSYVGVTGILLQETKHVFKIITKEDRLKVIPKLNCVFTIEIDGFISYIYGSNFQLRSSERSAKKFKVKGTIDL from the exons ATGAAGG CTGTGATTTACCGTGCATTTCCTCACAAAGAAGCCAGAGAGCACGATGTGCAG GAGCTGGGAACCCAGCGGGCTGAGGCCTTTGTGAGGGCCTTCCTGAAGCGGACAATGCCACACTTGAGCCAGCAAGACTGTGAGAGCCATCTGCAGCGCAAGGCTGTGGTCTTGGAATACTTCACTCGCCAGAAGCCAAAGCagaagaagaaatccaaaggcCTCTCTTCCAAACAGAGGAGAGACATGAGGCTCTTTGACATTAGCCCGGAGCAACAGAG ATAcagtctcttcctccctctgcatgAACTCTGGAAGCAGTACATCCGTGACCTGTGCAACGGGCTCAAGCCAGACAC GCAGCCGCAGATGATTCAAGCGAAGCTCCTGAAGGCGGATCTTCACGGTGCTATTATTTCAG TGACAAAATCCAAGTGCCCCTCCTATGTGGGGGTCACAGGAATCCTCCTGCAGGAGACCAAGCATGTCTTCAAGATCATCACCAAAGAAGACCGACTGAAAG TTATCCCCAAGCTAAATTGTGTGTTCACCATAGAAATTGATGGCTTCATTTCCTACATTTATGGAAGCAACTTCCAGCTTCGGTCAAGTGAGAGATCTGCCAAGAAGTTCAAAGTAAAGGGAACAATTGACCTGTGA
- the LOC142836874 gene encoding ribonuclease P protein subunit p29 isoform X2 yields the protein MDYSSAQELGTQRAEAFVRAFLKRTMPHLSQQDCESHLQRKAVVLEYFTRQKPKQKKKSKGLSSKQRRDMRLFDISPEQQRYSLFLPLHELWKQYIRDLCNGLKPDTQPQMIQAKLLKADLHGAIISVTKSKCPSYVGVTGILLQETKHVFKIITKEDRLKVIPKLNCVFTIEIDGFISYIYGSNFQLRSSERSAKKFKVKGTIDL from the exons ATGGATTACTCATCTGCACAG GAGCTGGGAACCCAGCGGGCTGAGGCCTTTGTGAGGGCCTTCCTGAAGCGGACAATGCCACACTTGAGCCAGCAAGACTGTGAGAGCCATCTGCAGCGCAAGGCTGTGGTCTTGGAATACTTCACTCGCCAGAAGCCAAAGCagaagaagaaatccaaaggcCTCTCTTCCAAACAGAGGAGAGACATGAGGCTCTTTGACATTAGCCCGGAGCAACAGAG ATAcagtctcttcctccctctgcatgAACTCTGGAAGCAGTACATCCGTGACCTGTGCAACGGGCTCAAGCCAGACAC GCAGCCGCAGATGATTCAAGCGAAGCTCCTGAAGGCGGATCTTCACGGTGCTATTATTTCAG TGACAAAATCCAAGTGCCCCTCCTATGTGGGGGTCACAGGAATCCTCCTGCAGGAGACCAAGCATGTCTTCAAGATCATCACCAAAGAAGACCGACTGAAAG TTATCCCCAAGCTAAATTGTGTGTTCACCATAGAAATTGATGGCTTCATTTCCTACATTTATGGAAGCAACTTCCAGCTTCGGTCAAGTGAGAGATCTGCCAAGAAGTTCAAAGTAAAGGGAACAATTGACCTGTGA
- the LOC142836874 gene encoding ribonuclease P protein subunit p29 isoform X3, with translation MPHLSQQDCESHLQRKAVVLEYFTRQKPKQKKKSKGLSSKQRRDMRLFDISPEQQRYSLFLPLHELWKQYIRDLCNGLKPDTQPQMIQAKLLKADLHGAIISVTKSKCPSYVGVTGILLQETKHVFKIITKEDRLKVIPKLNCVFTIEIDGFISYIYGSNFQLRSSERSAKKFKVKGTIDL, from the exons ATGCCACACTTGAGCCAGCAAGACTGTGAGAGCCATCTGCAGCGCAAGGCTGTGGTCTTGGAATACTTCACTCGCCAGAAGCCAAAGCagaagaagaaatccaaaggcCTCTCTTCCAAACAGAGGAGAGACATGAGGCTCTTTGACATTAGCCCGGAGCAACAGAG ATAcagtctcttcctccctctgcatgAACTCTGGAAGCAGTACATCCGTGACCTGTGCAACGGGCTCAAGCCAGACAC GCAGCCGCAGATGATTCAAGCGAAGCTCCTGAAGGCGGATCTTCACGGTGCTATTATTTCAG TGACAAAATCCAAGTGCCCCTCCTATGTGGGGGTCACAGGAATCCTCCTGCAGGAGACCAAGCATGTCTTCAAGATCATCACCAAAGAAGACCGACTGAAAG TTATCCCCAAGCTAAATTGTGTGTTCACCATAGAAATTGATGGCTTCATTTCCTACATTTATGGAAGCAACTTCCAGCTTCGGTCAAGTGAGAGATCTGCCAAGAAGTTCAAAGTAAAGGGAACAATTGACCTGTGA